From Staphylothermus hellenicus DSM 12710, a single genomic window includes:
- a CDS encoding class I SAM-dependent methyltransferase, translating into MKNMEECMFKPVKAYWFTKPLIDLLWRSRGIVEATFDLGLTWDEIRVYDGFLIINGHKIYLEEVTPSEPDRVVVYRRDNGEIYEVVRRDDGNYYKLKTTGIDKAPTVEINGIHMHRIIGIDPWSDSRIKTRTAKVRRGDRVLDTCMGLGYTAIHSYLRGARTIYTVEIDPNIIWVAEHNPWSHGLSNNGIKIIRGNIIDVIQYFDENYFDKIIHDPPRFSTRTGDLYGLNLYKEFYRVLKPGGIFYHYTGEPRRHGSPSIVKGIGERLRLAGFHPVVYRVKAQGYIAYKPVY; encoded by the coding sequence ATGAAGAATATGGAAGAATGCATGTTCAAACCTGTTAAAGCTTATTGGTTCACCAAGCCTCTCATAGACTTATTATGGCGTAGTCGAGGTATAGTTGAAGCAACTTTTGATCTAGGACTTACATGGGACGAGATCAGAGTCTATGATGGTTTTCTAATAATAAATGGACACAAGATCTATTTGGAAGAAGTAACCCCTTCTGAACCTGATAGAGTAGTGGTATATAGGAGAGACAATGGGGAAATATATGAAGTTGTTAGGAGAGACGATGGAAACTATTATAAATTGAAAACCACTGGTATAGATAAAGCACCCACAGTTGAAATTAATGGCATACACATGCATAGAATAATAGGGATTGATCCATGGAGTGATTCAAGGATAAAAACTAGAACTGCTAAAGTGAGAAGAGGAGACAGAGTATTAGATACTTGTATGGGTCTCGGATACACAGCTATACATTCATATCTACGGGGTGCTCGAACAATCTATACAGTAGAGATCGATCCTAATATTATATGGGTAGCAGAACATAATCCTTGGAGCCATGGATTATCAAATAATGGAATAAAAATTATACGGGGCAACATAATTGATGTTATCCAGTATTTTGATGAGAACTATTTTGATAAAATAATACATGACCCCCCAAGATTTTCCACGAGAACAGGGGATTTATACGGGTTAAATCTCTACAAGGAATTTTACAGAGTACTTAAGCCTGGAGGAATATTTTATCACTACACAGGAGAGCCTCGGAGACACGGTAGTCCAAGCATTGTTAAAGGCATAGGTGAAAGACTTCGCTTAGCAGGGTTTCACCCAGTAGTATATAGGGTTAAAGCACAAGGTTATATTGCTTATAAGCCTGTATACTAG
- a CDS encoding PolB1-binding protein PBP2 family protein encodes MEEKKPSLKDILKLPKLERLVMDYFLKHISVGEIIAIIELREEVKRLRDPDLVPEFDDVIIELEIGRAINKLLRNNFLEYRSGCYNLAPHLREELKKKLGELRPGFPKHLEELIS; translated from the coding sequence ATGGAGGAGAAAAAGCCAAGCCTTAAAGACATATTAAAACTGCCTAAGCTTGAACGACTTGTAATGGATTATTTCCTGAAACATATTAGTGTTGGAGAAATAATAGCTATTATTGAGTTAAGAGAAGAGGTTAAGAGGCTTAGAGATCCCGATCTTGTCCCTGAATTCGATGACGTAATTATAGAGCTCGAGATTGGAAGAGCTATTAATAAGTTGTTACGCAACAACTTCTTAGAGTATAGGAGTGGATGCTATAATTTAGCGCCTCATCTAAGGGAGGAGTTGAAGAAGAAGCTTGGAGAACTAAGACCTGGTTTCCCAAAGCATCTTGAAGAGCTTATTAGCTAG
- a CDS encoding metal ABC transporter permease: protein MKDKLYIVLIILIILYGILLSIVYNPVWVIVMVSAGIAYGFMSNIVSVRKLYFLAGASPHAALFAVVLSIPLAYYLFSGAQFILSIIIGLLLIYIVGYSIYKGINTDIATAVFVGFAAAGSVIFAYYVLVNYPIEFDLTALILGDPLLTSFSDALVALTIAAIVGLLIILTYREQLSIGVNRESAYLAGINVKIYDLVVFTLLGLTAIGLLRMVGYILEHVLILLPASIALSSARSANQALKISVLTALTASLIGLHLGIIFDLAPSGLTGLILLIYYLVALIGGRR from the coding sequence ATGAAGGATAAACTATACATTGTATTAATAATATTAATTATACTATACGGGATTCTTTTATCCATTGTTTATAATCCTGTATGGGTTATAGTAATGGTTTCTGCAGGAATAGCTTATGGATTTATGAGTAATATCGTATCTGTTAGGAAACTATATTTCTTAGCGGGGGCATCGCCGCACGCAGCATTATTCGCTGTCGTCTTATCTATTCCTCTCGCATACTACTTATTTAGTGGTGCACAGTTCATCTTATCTATTATTATAGGTTTACTGCTCATATACATTGTCGGCTACAGCATCTATAAAGGAATAAATACAGATATAGCGACAGCTGTTTTCGTAGGATTCGCTGCTGCTGGCAGCGTTATTTTTGCTTATTACGTATTAGTTAATTATCCCATAGAATTTGATCTTACAGCGCTTATTCTAGGCGATCCATTGCTTACAAGTTTTTCTGACGCACTCGTTGCTCTAACAATTGCGGCTATAGTTGGATTACTCATTATATTAACATATAGGGAGCAATTATCTATTGGGGTAAATCGTGAATCAGCATATTTAGCTGGAATAAATGTGAAGATCTATGATCTAGTTGTTTTTACATTACTAGGATTAACAGCTATTGGATTACTTAGAATGGTAGGTTATATTTTAGAACATGTATTAATACTTTTACCGGCAAGTATTGCTTTATCATCTGCTAGAAGCGCTAACCAAGCTCTTAAGATAAGTGTATTAACAGCTTTAACGGCTTCCTTGATAGGTTTACATCTGGGCATAATATTTGATCTAGCACCGTCAGGTTTAACCGGCTTAATACTGTTAATATATTACTTGGTAGCCTTAATAGGCGGTAGGAGATGA
- a CDS encoding PA14 domain-containing protein: MGRFALIKTKEGLLRGLKTLYYRWEGSNPPDDLLLLKPIREDVSPWINYTWWSNPAPGVPAEFFAVAWLGFIYIDKPGVYRFYVTTDDGSRVWIDGKLLIDAWKDQPPTTYVSEPIPLSKGYHRLKYYFYNRYAFAQAVLGWIPREGEAGVIPKDKFYHVMSDKVFFEGVPEDYTVEVLPSGGNKKICISRGGICGVKVLFDELPMEAIIRVLDTSGGVVYETPEKITLWGGDELKLVEIK, translated from the coding sequence ATGGGAAGATTCGCACTGATCAAGACTAAGGAGGGGTTGTTAAGGGGGCTGAAGACTCTCTATTATCGTTGGGAAGGCTCTAATCCACCGGATGATCTATTATTACTTAAACCTATTAGAGAAGATGTTTCTCCATGGATAAACTATACCTGGTGGAGTAATCCAGCACCAGGCGTCCCAGCAGAATTCTTTGCAGTTGCGTGGCTAGGCTTCATATATATTGATAAACCAGGTGTTTATAGATTCTATGTTACAACTGATGATGGTAGTCGTGTATGGATTGATGGAAAACTATTAATTGATGCTTGGAAGGACCAACCGCCCACTACATATGTTAGTGAACCTATTCCTCTCAGCAAGGGTTATCATAGGTTGAAATATTATTTCTATAACAGATACGCTTTTGCACAAGCAGTTCTTGGATGGATTCCCCGAGAAGGAGAAGCAGGAGTTATTCCTAAGGATAAGTTTTACCATGTAATGAGTGATAAGGTGTTCTTCGAAGGAGTTCCAGAAGACTACACAGTGGAAGTATTGCCTAGTGGTGGAAATAAGAAGATATGTATTTCTAGAGGGGGTATATGTGGTGTGAAAGTATTATTTGATGAACTACCAATGGAGGCCATTATAAGGGTTCTGGATACCAGTGGTGGAGTAGTATATGAGACCCCTGAAAAGATCACTTTGTGGGGAGGAGACGAACTAAAACTAGTAGAAATCAAGTAA
- a CDS encoding iron-sulfur cluster loop, with protein MEVIGVDTRIAERMARILSKMKDRLETLNLFDERFYPSRRDDRENVLRYFIVMVAMDHRLSRFGKPYEACLPNDDCYHGADLLYRLGKIKYDNDPGFFSPENLSKITIDDVKKWLSIGDAEPPDPDIRAFLLRDLGVKLLKLYNGSVEELLDRSNNLIHGTINEPGLVDNLRVFRAYEDPVEKKPLLFAKFIIARGLFSPRDRLDPIIDNHLSRIAYRIGLVMVSGNLWNKIRRGVEVDREEDILLRLNIRRAYRIVALKSGIDPGVIDDYLWIMGRKICLRDKPPLCDQCLFKQICMARKNSNFMVKEHIYYNTWYY; from the coding sequence TTGGAGGTTATAGGTGTAGATACTAGGATAGCTGAGAGAATGGCTCGAATTCTTTCAAAGATGAAGGATAGATTAGAGACTTTGAATTTATTTGATGAAAGATTCTATCCATCTAGAAGGGATGATAGAGAAAATGTTCTTAGATACTTTATTGTAATGGTTGCAATGGATCACAGGCTTAGTAGATTTGGTAAACCCTATGAGGCATGCTTACCAAATGATGATTGTTATCATGGAGCAGACCTACTGTATAGGCTTGGAAAAATAAAATACGATAATGATCCAGGCTTTTTCTCTCCGGAAAACCTCTCTAAAATCACTATTGATGATGTGAAGAAATGGCTAAGCATTGGAGACGCTGAACCACCTGATCCGGATATTAGGGCTTTTCTCCTAAGAGATCTGGGTGTGAAATTGTTGAAGCTATACAATGGCAGTGTGGAGGAGTTATTAGATAGAAGCAATAATTTGATCCATGGAACAATTAATGAACCAGGCTTAGTGGATAATCTAAGAGTGTTTAGAGCATATGAAGACCCTGTTGAGAAGAAGCCTCTTCTCTTCGCAAAATTCATTATTGCAAGGGGACTATTTAGTCCTAGAGATAGGCTTGATCCTATAATTGATAACCACTTATCTAGAATAGCTTATAGGATAGGATTAGTAATGGTTTCCGGTAACCTGTGGAATAAGATCAGGAGGGGAGTAGAGGTTGATAGGGAAGAAGATATATTGTTGAGGCTAAATATTCGTAGAGCTTATCGTATCGTAGCCTTGAAGTCCGGAATAGATCCTGGAGTAATAGATGATTATCTATGGATTATGGGGAGGAAGATTTGTTTAAGAGATAAGCCTCCCCTATGCGATCAATGCTTGTTTAAACAAATATGTATGGCTAGAAAGAACAGTAATTTCATGGTAAAGGAACACATATATTATAATACATGGTACTATTGA
- a CDS encoding metal ABC transporter ATP-binding protein translates to MVSITVENLTAGYGKYIVLKNLSFKHEGPGLIQVLGPNGAGKTTLLRTILGLIKPMEGRITINGEDVTGNPSRVGKYVGYVPQTTGLSEPDYPLTVMELIECCYVLRKPWPRMLVKSREKERIMKILEMVGLPREVWDKNFWDLSGGQKQRGYLARALVHDPLILLMDEPFSNIDPNGRVDLAELIGKLSRNKLVIATSHDPMLLLKYTTKILLVNRETYVYGSPEEVLRKDIAEKIYGKAVLEVREHIHIIDSHR, encoded by the coding sequence ATGGTGAGCATTACAGTAGAAAACCTAACAGCTGGATATGGCAAATATATTGTGCTAAAAAACCTATCATTTAAACATGAAGGACCTGGATTGATACAAGTGCTGGGACCCAATGGTGCTGGTAAAACAACACTACTTAGAACAATTCTGGGATTAATTAAGCCTATGGAAGGGAGGATAACTATAAATGGCGAGGATGTGACAGGGAATCCGAGTAGAGTCGGGAAATATGTTGGATACGTTCCTCAAACAACCGGGTTATCGGAGCCGGATTATCCATTAACAGTTATGGAGCTTATAGAGTGTTGCTATGTATTAAGAAAGCCTTGGCCAAGAATGCTTGTTAAGAGCAGGGAAAAAGAACGTATTATGAAAATCCTTGAAATGGTTGGTTTACCACGGGAAGTATGGGATAAGAATTTCTGGGATCTCTCTGGGGGTCAGAAGCAGAGAGGCTATCTTGCTAGAGCATTAGTTCATGATCCATTAATACTATTAATGGATGAGCCGTTCTCAAACATTGATCCAAATGGTAGAGTAGATTTAGCGGAGCTGATAGGGAAGTTGAGTAGGAATAAATTAGTTATTGCGACAAGCCATGATCCAATGCTTCTGTTAAAGTATACAACGAAAATACTATTGGTTAATAGGGAAACCTATGTTTATGGTTCGCCAGAGGAGGTTTTGAGGAAGGATATTGCTGAAAAAATATATGGAAAAGCAGTATTAGAGGTTAGAGAGCATATCCACATTATTGATTCTCATCGTTAA
- a CDS encoding CopG family ribbon-helix-helix protein, translating to MSSKRRFGVSIPSDIADALDKLAELTGSDRSSIVAEALRTYLHDHLHYMIPHKCTGFIIVVKKEKNVSPSIVIDKFKDIIQSYNHTHYEGKCIEIFFVSGYSGRIAELDRKLRSMGCSVRYIPLQSINKIEEITKE from the coding sequence ATGAGCAGTAAGAGAAGATTCGGGGTATCAATACCATCGGATATAGCTGATGCACTGGATAAGCTTGCGGAGCTGACAGGCTCTGATCGCTCAAGTATTGTTGCAGAAGCTCTAAGAACATATCTACACGATCATCTCCACTACATGATTCCACATAAATGCACTGGTTTCATAATAGTTGTTAAAAAAGAGAAAAACGTCTCACCTAGTATAGTGATCGATAAATTCAAAGATATTATTCAAAGCTATAATCATACACATTATGAGGGTAAATGTATAGAAATATTCTTTGTTAGTGGTTATAGTGGTAGAATAGCTGAACTAGACAGAAAACTTAGATCAATGGGGTGTAGTGTCAGATATATACCATTACAGAGTATTAATAAAATAGAGGAGATAACGAAGGAGTAA
- a CDS encoding YtxH domain-containing protein: MLLKIFRGNIFVHDTYVFINIFTSSLLKEIPFLYAPLSIIDKKKRTRTVEILLSTPTSGEDVRNVLKDKFYDRIERIREEGVDLERAKQLLSNVKSYPSIEYMFRAFPRELLEYFVKNNYIWLIPFKEIYRLITDGKIIEILYRSPILNNRRIVRLRYDQELYELLKTLCIFNNNPRC; the protein is encoded by the coding sequence TTGTTACTGAAAATATTCAGGGGCAACATATTTGTTCATGATACTTATGTCTTCATTAATATATTTACATCTTCGCTTCTTAAAGAAATTCCTTTCCTTTATGCACCATTGAGTATTATCGATAAAAAGAAGAGAACGCGGACAGTTGAGATTTTATTATCAACACCTACTTCTGGAGAAGATGTTAGAAATGTTTTGAAGGATAAGTTTTATGATAGAATTGAGAGAATTAGGGAGGAAGGAGTAGATCTGGAGAGAGCTAAGCAATTGTTATCAAATGTTAAATCATATCCTAGCATTGAATACATGTTTAGAGCTTTTCCACGGGAACTTCTGGAATATTTTGTTAAAAACAACTATATATGGTTGATCCCATTTAAGGAGATTTATAGATTAATTACCGACGGCAAGATCATCGAGATCCTCTATAGATCCCCTATACTAAATAATAGAAGAATTGTTAGGCTTAGATATGATCAGGAGTTATATGAATTACTTAAAACACTCTGCATATTCAATAATAATCCTCGTTGTTGA
- a CDS encoding AEC family transporter produces MDPLTTVFLLFGFIGLGVLSRVLMGNNKLFNSFMNALNKFIYYILLPIVFLDTFASRGVELADINIALTAFIYVVISVVVLLKIPLNHDHELRNSVVITSIFQNNVFLGFPVLLIMFNDISAAAMYSLVIFILHITIAGLLAARRENILVSILEIPVIYGFIAGTIIHYTIYEQYQVLTPITAYTHSLLSYSAVYVLGYTLPLTLAHVKQYMKALYITGLWRFLASPLIHYTILLFLTIPNLYWKEIMILSIMPPAVMNTVIAKVYNWKPELVASITLILTLTSLIIIAAIILIQII; encoded by the coding sequence ATGGACCCGCTTACTACTGTGTTTCTCCTATTTGGATTTATAGGTTTAGGAGTATTATCCCGGGTTTTAATGGGTAATAATAAATTATTTAATTCATTTATGAATGCTTTAAACAAGTTCATCTACTATATATTGTTACCAATTGTTTTCCTAGATACATTTGCGAGTAGAGGCGTTGAATTAGCAGATATCAATATAGCGTTAACAGCATTCATTTATGTAGTGATCAGCGTAGTGGTTCTCTTAAAAATACCTTTAAACCATGATCATGAGCTTAGAAACTCAGTAGTAATCACTAGTATTTTCCAGAACAATGTCTTCCTTGGATTCCCCGTGCTGCTAATAATGTTTAATGATATATCCGCAGCTGCAATGTATAGTTTAGTTATTTTCATTCTACACATAACTATTGCTGGATTACTTGCTGCTAGAAGGGAAAATATTTTGGTATCTATTCTTGAAATACCGGTAATTTATGGTTTTATAGCTGGAACAATTATACATTATACAATATATGAACAATACCAGGTATTAACACCTATTACAGCTTATACGCATAGTCTTCTAAGCTACAGCGCAGTATATGTATTAGGATACACATTACCACTCACACTAGCCCATGTGAAACAATACATGAAAGCATTATACATCACAGGATTATGGAGATTCCTGGCAAGCCCACTAATACACTATACAATACTATTATTCCTCACAATCCCCAATCTATACTGGAAAGAAATAATGATCCTCTCAATAATGCCCCCAGCAGTAATGAACACAGTAATAGCAAAAGTATACAATTGGAAACCAGAACTAGTAGCCAGCATAACACTAATACTGACACTAACATCACTAATCATAATCGCAGCAATAATACTAATACAAATAATATAG
- a CDS encoding phosphohydrolase yields the protein MVVINAGLVKKIVNDKPLLRKAYEALISDPEVQALWDMSNIMAVKRLKYNDHGPVHAQIAAGASLYLYQLLLNAGVGSTLIRDKVVDDPEQAWIVPLYGALLHDIGNSIHRDLHEKLGALLAKPIIDRALEKIIDDQRTRIMLRQEIMHSIFCTAYDAVCLTVEAGCVGVGDGLDMAEGRARVPYRLGGISIHSVSALSIKKVEVVPGEKVPIKILVHMSERAGIFQVDEVLMPKIKTTPLKDYVEVYAIVNGEPLKTYTPRK from the coding sequence ATGGTAGTAATAAATGCTGGGCTGGTAAAGAAAATTGTAAATGATAAACCTTTATTGAGGAAAGCATATGAGGCACTAATTAGTGATCCAGAGGTTCAAGCACTGTGGGATATGTCTAATATAATGGCTGTTAAGCGGCTGAAATACAATGATCATGGCCCTGTCCATGCACAAATAGCTGCTGGCGCATCCCTTTATCTTTACCAACTACTACTCAATGCAGGAGTTGGGTCAACGCTTATCAGGGATAAAGTAGTAGATGATCCTGAGCAGGCATGGATTGTGCCACTATATGGAGCCCTACTACATGATATAGGTAATTCTATACATAGAGACCTGCATGAAAAATTAGGAGCATTGCTTGCTAAACCAATAATTGATAGAGCATTAGAGAAGATAATAGATGATCAAAGAACAAGGATAATGTTGAGACAAGAAATAATGCACAGTATATTCTGCACAGCATATGATGCTGTCTGCCTAACAGTTGAAGCAGGATGTGTTGGTGTTGGTGATGGCCTAGACATGGCTGAGGGAAGAGCCAGGGTTCCCTATCGTTTAGGAGGAATATCAATACATAGCGTCTCAGCGTTAAGCATTAAGAAGGTAGAAGTAGTGCCGGGAGAAAAAGTACCGATAAAGATACTGGTACACATGAGTGAGAGAGCAGGCATATTCCAAGTAGATGAGGTCTTGATGCCAAAGATAAAAACAACTCCTCTAAAAGACTATGTCGAAGTATACGCTATCGTTAATGGAGAACCATTGAAAACGTATACGCCTAGGAAATAG
- a CDS encoding DUF711 family protein, producing MKPIIRSITVFAYKPKEEAYDEVLESINIAKDMLGIVKKSFEENGYEVFTTRISLPRLSIDLIKKILDSIDVKDTLLSVGAIDVEDIDEELAIDITSRGYYFPIYGLYRNPVEYSYKLSRLIISLADQDPLLATRVSIAYHKDPLETPYFPDSTSSGELGLGIAFLYPHIIKRIIEETHSLKAVEERISQKISGIINTLRNISIGHYRFVVDYSISPWMEKSVVDLIETMGYKLLTPGFNYGVYLLNDLIKNVSRRIGFAKGYNEVMLPYAEDSVLIDAGGKGLLKAHHLLLYTTTCVAGPDMLVVPRDQEKLWRFLLDTYSVWMVKQKPLSTRIIPVSGKPGDKVRLGKFGTAYIIDY from the coding sequence TTGAAGCCTATTATTAGATCGATAACAGTTTTTGCTTATAAGCCTAAAGAAGAAGCATATGATGAGGTATTAGAATCAATAAATATTGCTAAAGATATGCTTGGAATAGTTAAGAAGAGCTTTGAGGAAAACGGCTATGAAGTGTTTACTACAAGAATATCCTTGCCGAGGCTAAGCATTGATCTCATAAAAAAGATACTAGACAGCATAGATGTTAAAGATACTCTCCTCTCAGTTGGAGCAATAGATGTCGAAGATATTGATGAAGAATTAGCCATTGATATTACTAGTAGAGGATATTATTTCCCAATATATGGATTATATAGGAACCCTGTGGAGTACTCATATAAATTATCGAGACTCATTATTTCATTGGCTGATCAGGATCCATTACTAGCTACTAGAGTATCTATTGCATACCATAAAGATCCGTTGGAGACACCGTATTTTCCCGACTCAACTAGTAGTGGAGAACTAGGGTTAGGAATAGCTTTCCTATACCCACACATTATTAAAAGAATAATAGAGGAGACTCACTCATTAAAAGCAGTCGAGGAAAGGATTTCCCAAAAAATATCTGGGATCATCAATACATTGCGAAACATAAGTATTGGCCATTATAGATTCGTTGTTGACTATAGTATTTCTCCATGGATGGAGAAAAGCGTTGTTGACTTAATAGAGACTATGGGTTATAAACTGCTCACACCAGGGTTTAATTACGGAGTATATTTACTTAACGATTTAATCAAGAATGTTTCAAGGAGAATAGGTTTTGCGAAGGGATACAATGAAGTAATGCTACCATATGCAGAGGATTCCGTATTAATAGATGCCGGTGGAAAAGGCTTGTTGAAAGCTCACCATCTATTATTATATACAACCACATGTGTAGCAGGCCCAGATATGCTGGTAGTACCTCGTGATCAGGAGAAGCTGTGGAGATTCTTGCTAGACACATATAGTGTCTGGATGGTTAAACAAAAACCGTTATCAACAAGAATTATTCCAGTAAGTGGAAAGCCTGGTGATAAAGTAAGGCTTGGAAAATTCGGCACCGCCTACATTATAGATTACTAG
- a CDS encoding metal ABC transporter substrate-binding protein — MKIQLLQAYIAILLITTALLFNTIPVYSINIHSINTVKGLFIVVSFPNLISDIKQLTADNDQVVSVAPQGIDPHEYSLTPKNVEDLEKADIIISLAHAPFEKRIHDLYVEGKLKGVLVEIPYIPGIIIRENPATHMPSYHMIIYDPFNYIVFIKYVAQKMGELNPEYKTYYLNKAKEIIKNVSSIIAETPQLNIVGVADTPVTVYSVEWLGIDIRYLLIKEHGVQMTPQDLINVENGIKNKTIQAAIVTEPAVSQASKKLLELANKYSIPIIHVPSPLTQQPIPAKLAVISKEVIGLSENKSFININISSNTSSGSIAGTNIFLSKYYYDLVLFIIGSIIAALTIYEIIRRNP, encoded by the coding sequence ATGAAGATACAGCTATTGCAAGCATACATCGCCATACTATTAATTACAACAGCTTTACTATTCAATACCATACCAGTCTATAGCATCAACATCCACAGCATTAATACTGTAAAAGGATTATTCATAGTGGTATCATTCCCTAATCTTATCAGCGATATTAAACAATTAACTGCTGACAATGACCAAGTAGTATCCGTAGCTCCGCAGGGAATAGATCCCCATGAATATAGTTTAACGCCTAAAAACGTGGAGGATCTTGAGAAAGCAGATATAATAATATCTCTTGCACATGCACCATTTGAGAAGAGAATACATGACCTCTATGTTGAGGGGAAACTTAAAGGAGTCTTAGTAGAAATACCGTATATTCCAGGAATAATTATTCGTGAAAACCCAGCCACCCATATGCCTAGTTATCACATGATCATCTATGATCCATTCAATTATATTGTATTCATAAAATATGTTGCACAAAAAATGGGCGAGCTAAATCCAGAGTATAAAACATATTATTTGAATAAGGCAAAGGAAATAATTAAAAATGTATCAAGTATTATTGCTGAAACCCCTCAGTTAAACATTGTTGGTGTAGCAGATACTCCTGTAACTGTTTATTCGGTTGAATGGCTCGGGATCGATATTAGATATCTCCTGATAAAAGAGCACGGTGTACAAATGACTCCTCAAGACCTCATAAATGTTGAAAACGGCATAAAAAACAAGACGATACAAGCAGCAATAGTAACAGAGCCAGCTGTATCGCAAGCATCGAAGAAACTACTCGAACTAGCGAATAAATACTCTATCCCCATAATACATGTGCCCTCACCCCTCACACAACAACCTATTCCAGCTAAACTAGCTGTTATAAGTAAAGAAGTAATTGGTTTATCCGAGAATAAATCGTTTATTAATATTAATATAAGCAGTAATACTTCGTCCGGCAGTATAGCTGGAACAAATATTTTCTTGTCTAAATATTATTATGACTTGGTTCTATTCATAATAGGCTCAATTATAGCTGCTCTAACTATTTATGAAATAATTAGGAGGAATCCATAA